A region from the Myripristis murdjan chromosome 23, fMyrMur1.1, whole genome shotgun sequence genome encodes:
- the sfmbt2 gene encoding scm-like with four MBT domains protein 2 isoform X1, whose amino-acid sequence MQSRTQDQPLAPAAGKPHNLTNVKEEVNTDADSMEEEAEFNWEEYMEETGANAAPHTIFKHVEISLQSSFQPGMKLEVANKSSPDTYWVATIITTCGQLLLLRFSGYGEDRKADFWCDVMTADLHPVGWCAQNNKTLMPPEDNIYLRKAIKEKYSDWTEFLVQDLTGSRTAPANLLEGPLRGKNTVDLIVEGSVLELQDFMDPLIYWPVRVVQNVGGRLQLRSAGLHDDQKTQDIWLFYLDVRLRPLGWALENSLALEPPTELRSLKSAAEWQQALEEAQLDGGKSPLPLEVFKDHVDLPKHSFKTGMKLEMVSPWEQLQICPVSVTKVYNENYFQITLDDQSVDPKPRSVVCHTHSPGILPVQWCLKNGVSLERPRGYEGQDFDWADYLKQSGTEAAPEVCFPDAWQNRGFAKDMWLEAVNPRRPAEVCVAQITQVRGRLLWLRLEGVAKPLSECIVDVESMDIFPVGWCEANAYPLTPPLKPVCQKQKKIAVVQPEKQFAPPQPIETVPVNVCQPVTMDPGSANGKYCCSKIFVNHRCFSGPYLNKGRIAELPQAVGPGKCTLVLKELLSMLINAAYKPGRVLKELQEVEDQSWDCHEETLKAKYKGKTYRSTIRIVRLAEQIPDFCRKVCVKLQCCPNLFSPILVTDKCPENCSAQTKTKYTYYYGKKRKLPKPTGEEQSAEGELAKPARRRKKRKAIFVQKKRRSSAVDYTPAGSPQDSDEEEDQEMELQSGSEEGTSSEPREDHTDTSSVEVTSSRPRRAVTLRRAVSAGSTTGSQERGEGRRRSTRSLSAYNQNNKYQPPKGQDMQVEGVEEEEGQLVLERNPLEWSVDEVVQFISSTDCASLANIFQEQDIDGQALLLLTLPTVQECMDLKLGPAIKLCHQIERVKVAFYRQYAN is encoded by the exons ATGCAGACTCCATGGAAGAGGAGGCGGAGTTTAACTGGGAGGAGTACATGGAGGAGACGGGGGCCAACGCCGCCCCTCATACCATCTTCAAACAT GTGGAGATCAGCCTGCAGAGCAGCTTTCAGCCTGGTATGAAGCTGGAAGTAGCCAATAAGAGCAGCCCAGACACCTACTGGGTggccaccatcatcaccacatgtggccagctcctgctgctgcgCTTCAGCGGCTACGGTGAAGACCGCAAGGCCGACTTCTGGTGTGATGTCATGACCGCTGACCTGCACCCTGTGGGCTGGTGCGCCCAGAACAACAAGACCCTCATGCCTCCTGAAG ATAACATTTACCTAAGAAAAG CCATCAAGGAGAAGTACAGCGACTGGACCGAGTTCCTGGTTCAAGACCTGACCGGCTCCAGGACGGCACCAGCCAACCTGCTGGAGGGG CCTCTGAGAGGTAAGAATACAGTCGATCTGATCGTAGAGGGTTCAGTGCTGGAGCTTCAGGACTTCATGGACCCTCTCATCTACTGGCCCGTCCGGGTTGTCCAGAACGTCGGAGGGAGGCTCCAGCTACGCTCCGCCGGTCTACATGACGACCAGAAAACCCAGGACATCTGGTTGTTCTACTTGGACGTGAGGCTCCGCCCTCTCGGCTGGGCCCTGGAGAACAGCCTCGCCTTAGAGCCACCCACAG AGCTCCGGTCTCTGAAGAGCGCTGCTGAGTGGCAGCAGGCTCTGGAGGAGGCACAGCTGGACGGAGGGAAGAGCCCACTGCCTCTAGAAGTATTCAAG GACCATGTAGACCTGCCCAAGCACTCCTTCAAGACAGGGATGAAGCTGGAGATGGTTTCTCCATGGGAGCAGCTCCAGATCTGCCCCGTTTCTGTCACCAAG GTCTACAATGAGAACTACTTCCAGATCACGCTGGACGATCAGTCCGTCGACCCCAAGCCCCGGTCTGTGGTGTGCCACACCCATTCACCCGGCATCCTGCCTGTCCAGTGGTGTCTGAAGAACGGAGTCAGCCTGGAGCGGCCCAGGGGCTACGAGGGCCAGGACTTTGACTGGGCTGACTACCTGAAGCAGAGCGGGACTGAAGCTGCCCCTGAAGTCTGCTTCCCTGAT GCATGGCAGAACAGAGGCTTCGCCAAGGACATGTGGCTGGAGGCGGTGAACCCTCGCCGACcggctgaggtgtgtgtggctcagaTCACACAGGTCAGAGGACGCCTGCTGTGGCTCCGACTGGAAG GTGTGGCGAAGCCCCTGTCAGAGTGTATTGTGGATGTGGAGTCCATGGACATCTTCCCTGTCGGCTGGTGCGAGGCTAACGCTTACCCCCTGACCCCTCCGCTCAAACCTGTCT gccagaagcagaagaagataGCAGTGGTCCAGCCAGAGAAACA GTTTGCTCCTCCACAGCCAATAGAGACAGTCCCTGTCAACGTCTGCCAGCCTGTCACCATGGATCCAG GCTCGGCCAATGGCAAATACTGTTGCTCCAAGATCTTTGTCAACCACCGGTGCTTTTCGGGCCCCTACCTCAACAAGGGACGCATTGCAGAGCTGCCGCAAGCCGTCGGACCCGGAAAGTGCACACTGGTCCTCAAAGAG CTGCTGAGCATGCTGATCAACGCTGCCTACAAGCCTGGACGAGtcctgaaggagctgcaggaggtggaggatcAGAGCTGGGATTGCCACGAGGAGACCCTCAAAGCCAA aTACAAAGGGAAAACCTATCGCTCCACCATCCGGATAGTCCGCCTGGCGGAGCAGATCCCAGACTTCTGCCGCaaggtgtgtgtgaagctgcagtgcTGCCCAAACCTCTTCAGCCCCATTCTTGTTACTGACAAGTGCCCAGAGAACTGCTCTGCACAGACAAAGACCAAATACA CCTATTACTatgggaagaagaggaagctgcCCAAGCCAACGGGAGAAGAGCAGTCTGCAGAGGGAGAGCTGGCCAAGCCAGCGCGCcgcaggaagaagaggaaagctATCTTTGTGCAGAAGAAAAGGCGCTCGTCTGCCGTCGACTACACTCCTGCCGGCTCACCACAG GACAGTGACGAGGAGGAGGACCAGGAGATGGAGTTACAATCAGGCAGTGAGGAGGGCACCAGCTCTGAGCCACGGGAGGACCACACCGACACTTCCTCAGTGGAGGTGACCAGCAGCCGTCCGCGCCGGGCCGTGACGCTGCGCCGGGCCGTCAGCGCAGGCAGCACCACGGGCAGCCAGGAGCGCGGTGAGGGCCGCAGGAGGTCCACCCGCTCCCTGTCCGCCTACAACCAGAACAACAAGTACCAGCCACCCAAAGGACAGGACATGCAG gtggagggagtggaggaggaggaggggcagctAGTTTTAGAGAGGAACCCTCTGGAGTGGAGCGTAGACGAAGTCGTCCAGTTCATCAGCTCTACTGATTGTGCCTCCCTGGCCAACATCTTCCAGGAACag gacattgaCGGGCaggccctgctgctgctgactctgcCCACGGTGCAGGAGTGCATGGACCTGAAGCTCGGTCCGGCCATCAAGCTGTGCCACCAGATAGAGCGCGTCAAAGTTGCCTTCTACAGACAGTACGCCAACTGA
- the sfmbt2 gene encoding scm-like with four MBT domains protein 2 isoform X2, whose protein sequence is MQSRTQDQPLAPAAGKPHNLTNVKEEVNTDADSMEEEAEFNWEEYMEETGANAAPHTIFKHVEISLQSSFQPGMKLEVANKSSPDTYWVATIITTCGQLLLLRFSGYGEDRKADFWCDVMTADLHPVGWCAQNNKTLMPPEAIKEKYSDWTEFLVQDLTGSRTAPANLLEGPLRGKNTVDLIVEGSVLELQDFMDPLIYWPVRVVQNVGGRLQLRSAGLHDDQKTQDIWLFYLDVRLRPLGWALENSLALEPPTELRSLKSAAEWQQALEEAQLDGGKSPLPLEVFKDHVDLPKHSFKTGMKLEMVSPWEQLQICPVSVTKVYNENYFQITLDDQSVDPKPRSVVCHTHSPGILPVQWCLKNGVSLERPRGYEGQDFDWADYLKQSGTEAAPEVCFPDAWQNRGFAKDMWLEAVNPRRPAEVCVAQITQVRGRLLWLRLEGVAKPLSECIVDVESMDIFPVGWCEANAYPLTPPLKPVCQKQKKIAVVQPEKQFAPPQPIETVPVNVCQPVTMDPGSANGKYCCSKIFVNHRCFSGPYLNKGRIAELPQAVGPGKCTLVLKELLSMLINAAYKPGRVLKELQEVEDQSWDCHEETLKAKYKGKTYRSTIRIVRLAEQIPDFCRKVCVKLQCCPNLFSPILVTDKCPENCSAQTKTKYTYYYGKKRKLPKPTGEEQSAEGELAKPARRRKKRKAIFVQKKRRSSAVDYTPAGSPQDSDEEEDQEMELQSGSEEGTSSEPREDHTDTSSVEVTSSRPRRAVTLRRAVSAGSTTGSQERGEGRRRSTRSLSAYNQNNKYQPPKGQDMQVEGVEEEEGQLVLERNPLEWSVDEVVQFISSTDCASLANIFQEQDIDGQALLLLTLPTVQECMDLKLGPAIKLCHQIERVKVAFYRQYAN, encoded by the exons ATGCAGACTCCATGGAAGAGGAGGCGGAGTTTAACTGGGAGGAGTACATGGAGGAGACGGGGGCCAACGCCGCCCCTCATACCATCTTCAAACAT GTGGAGATCAGCCTGCAGAGCAGCTTTCAGCCTGGTATGAAGCTGGAAGTAGCCAATAAGAGCAGCCCAGACACCTACTGGGTggccaccatcatcaccacatgtggccagctcctgctgctgcgCTTCAGCGGCTACGGTGAAGACCGCAAGGCCGACTTCTGGTGTGATGTCATGACCGCTGACCTGCACCCTGTGGGCTGGTGCGCCCAGAACAACAAGACCCTCATGCCTCCTGAAG CCATCAAGGAGAAGTACAGCGACTGGACCGAGTTCCTGGTTCAAGACCTGACCGGCTCCAGGACGGCACCAGCCAACCTGCTGGAGGGG CCTCTGAGAGGTAAGAATACAGTCGATCTGATCGTAGAGGGTTCAGTGCTGGAGCTTCAGGACTTCATGGACCCTCTCATCTACTGGCCCGTCCGGGTTGTCCAGAACGTCGGAGGGAGGCTCCAGCTACGCTCCGCCGGTCTACATGACGACCAGAAAACCCAGGACATCTGGTTGTTCTACTTGGACGTGAGGCTCCGCCCTCTCGGCTGGGCCCTGGAGAACAGCCTCGCCTTAGAGCCACCCACAG AGCTCCGGTCTCTGAAGAGCGCTGCTGAGTGGCAGCAGGCTCTGGAGGAGGCACAGCTGGACGGAGGGAAGAGCCCACTGCCTCTAGAAGTATTCAAG GACCATGTAGACCTGCCCAAGCACTCCTTCAAGACAGGGATGAAGCTGGAGATGGTTTCTCCATGGGAGCAGCTCCAGATCTGCCCCGTTTCTGTCACCAAG GTCTACAATGAGAACTACTTCCAGATCACGCTGGACGATCAGTCCGTCGACCCCAAGCCCCGGTCTGTGGTGTGCCACACCCATTCACCCGGCATCCTGCCTGTCCAGTGGTGTCTGAAGAACGGAGTCAGCCTGGAGCGGCCCAGGGGCTACGAGGGCCAGGACTTTGACTGGGCTGACTACCTGAAGCAGAGCGGGACTGAAGCTGCCCCTGAAGTCTGCTTCCCTGAT GCATGGCAGAACAGAGGCTTCGCCAAGGACATGTGGCTGGAGGCGGTGAACCCTCGCCGACcggctgaggtgtgtgtggctcagaTCACACAGGTCAGAGGACGCCTGCTGTGGCTCCGACTGGAAG GTGTGGCGAAGCCCCTGTCAGAGTGTATTGTGGATGTGGAGTCCATGGACATCTTCCCTGTCGGCTGGTGCGAGGCTAACGCTTACCCCCTGACCCCTCCGCTCAAACCTGTCT gccagaagcagaagaagataGCAGTGGTCCAGCCAGAGAAACA GTTTGCTCCTCCACAGCCAATAGAGACAGTCCCTGTCAACGTCTGCCAGCCTGTCACCATGGATCCAG GCTCGGCCAATGGCAAATACTGTTGCTCCAAGATCTTTGTCAACCACCGGTGCTTTTCGGGCCCCTACCTCAACAAGGGACGCATTGCAGAGCTGCCGCAAGCCGTCGGACCCGGAAAGTGCACACTGGTCCTCAAAGAG CTGCTGAGCATGCTGATCAACGCTGCCTACAAGCCTGGACGAGtcctgaaggagctgcaggaggtggaggatcAGAGCTGGGATTGCCACGAGGAGACCCTCAAAGCCAA aTACAAAGGGAAAACCTATCGCTCCACCATCCGGATAGTCCGCCTGGCGGAGCAGATCCCAGACTTCTGCCGCaaggtgtgtgtgaagctgcagtgcTGCCCAAACCTCTTCAGCCCCATTCTTGTTACTGACAAGTGCCCAGAGAACTGCTCTGCACAGACAAAGACCAAATACA CCTATTACTatgggaagaagaggaagctgcCCAAGCCAACGGGAGAAGAGCAGTCTGCAGAGGGAGAGCTGGCCAAGCCAGCGCGCcgcaggaagaagaggaaagctATCTTTGTGCAGAAGAAAAGGCGCTCGTCTGCCGTCGACTACACTCCTGCCGGCTCACCACAG GACAGTGACGAGGAGGAGGACCAGGAGATGGAGTTACAATCAGGCAGTGAGGAGGGCACCAGCTCTGAGCCACGGGAGGACCACACCGACACTTCCTCAGTGGAGGTGACCAGCAGCCGTCCGCGCCGGGCCGTGACGCTGCGCCGGGCCGTCAGCGCAGGCAGCACCACGGGCAGCCAGGAGCGCGGTGAGGGCCGCAGGAGGTCCACCCGCTCCCTGTCCGCCTACAACCAGAACAACAAGTACCAGCCACCCAAAGGACAGGACATGCAG gtggagggagtggaggaggaggaggggcagctAGTTTTAGAGAGGAACCCTCTGGAGTGGAGCGTAGACGAAGTCGTCCAGTTCATCAGCTCTACTGATTGTGCCTCCCTGGCCAACATCTTCCAGGAACag gacattgaCGGGCaggccctgctgctgctgactctgcCCACGGTGCAGGAGTGCATGGACCTGAAGCTCGGTCCGGCCATCAAGCTGTGCCACCAGATAGAGCGCGTCAAAGTTGCCTTCTACAGACAGTACGCCAACTGA